A section of the Rummeliibacillus pycnus genome encodes:
- a CDS encoding ABC transporter permease has product MSKFWILATQLYKQKIKTKSFIFSIVLYVAIISVVMFWSDIKAAFFSEEPLKIALINDTKQDFKEVFQSDRDMKFSFPTDNQKKIEQKVKDEKLDAVVVLKETNGKLGADIATYKPLEFNDQTKLSSLIQYAGKIYAVQQLNLSAEQAAQIVESQTPINMKNLNEQTKDGKSEDEKAAGIGASILVGSLVYSLVMSFLSMITTDVASEKGSRVLEVLLASVKPSTHFLAKLTGTYLLALTQIGILLAVQIVLFLTLDGGSKWHRVTDIVEHLSMSYVFYTLAYLLLSIFLFLVMGALFGSLVSKVEEAGQAMMPVMLIGVAGFYVLMSGLYSPDTLLIKVFSFIPFTTVMVMPLRMGATDLSSFEPLIALIALVVTVVLAFFVTLSFYKRSVLTYSSGGIIQKIKTVLKVTT; this is encoded by the coding sequence ATGTCTAAATTCTGGATATTAGCAACACAACTCTATAAGCAGAAGATTAAAACAAAATCATTTATATTTTCAATTGTGCTTTATGTAGCAATTATTAGTGTCGTAATGTTTTGGTCGGATATTAAAGCAGCGTTTTTCTCTGAAGAGCCACTCAAGATTGCTTTGATCAATGATACAAAACAAGATTTTAAAGAGGTTTTCCAATCAGATCGTGATATGAAGTTTTCATTTCCAACTGATAATCAGAAAAAGATCGAACAAAAAGTAAAGGATGAAAAACTAGATGCGGTTGTTGTTCTGAAAGAAACAAATGGAAAATTAGGAGCGGACATTGCTACATATAAACCTCTTGAATTCAATGATCAAACAAAACTTTCATCCTTAATCCAATACGCTGGAAAAATATATGCAGTCCAACAATTAAATTTATCTGCAGAACAGGCAGCTCAAATTGTTGAGTCACAAACACCTATTAATATGAAAAATTTAAACGAACAAACGAAAGACGGGAAGAGTGAAGATGAAAAAGCAGCAGGAATTGGTGCTTCTATTTTAGTGGGTTCATTAGTTTATTCACTTGTTATGTCGTTTTTATCAATGATTACGACAGATGTAGCTTCTGAGAAGGGATCTCGGGTATTAGAGGTATTGCTAGCAAGTGTTAAACCATCAACACATTTTTTAGCAAAATTAACAGGGACCTATTTATTAGCTTTAACTCAAATTGGTATTCTGTTAGCTGTGCAAATTGTGTTGTTTTTAACGCTTGATGGTGGTTCAAAATGGCATCGTGTAACAGATATTGTGGAACATTTATCGATGAGCTATGTCTTTTATACACTAGCCTATTTATTGCTATCTATTTTCTTGTTCTTAGTGATGGGCGCACTATTCGGTTCACTCGTATCGAAAGTGGAAGAAGCAGGGCAAGCGATGATGCCAGTTATGCTTATAGGAGTGGCAGGTTTCTATGTCTTAATGTCAGGTTTATATAGTCCTGATACATTATTAATCAAAGTATTTTCATTCATCCCATTTACAACAGTAATGGTCATGCCACTTAGAATGGGTGCAACAGATTTATCATCATTTGAACCTCTAATTGCACTGATTGCACTAGTCGTAACGGTTGTGTTAGCGTTCTTTGTTACGTTATCGTTCTATAAACGAAGTGTACTAACATATAGTTCAGGCGGGATAATACAGAAAATTAAAACAGTGTTAAAGGTTACTACTTAA
- a CDS encoding replication-associated recombination protein A: protein MPNEPLAFRMRPRNLDEVVGHQEIIGQNTTLYKMIKNGHVPSILLYGEPGIGKTSIAFAIAGSSKLPFFALNATRAGKKDVEDVVNEAKLSGQVLLFLDEIHRFNKLQQDTLLPHVENGSIVLIGATTENPFHDVNPAIRSRCGEIKQLKRLTDEDINTLILRALEDKERGLGRYKIRMTDDQRALIVQVAHGDARKALTLLESVYYSSDEENDETIVQDSIVKNLAERIGVYGDKKGSHFYNLLSALQKSVRGSDVNAAIYYLANCLENGDLVAVSRRLLVMSFEDVGLAAPEVGSHVLAAVQSAERLGMPEARIPLAHAVIEMCLAEKSNSAITAIDAATAAIHAGKTGEIPMHLRDAHYAGAKTLGVEGYKYPHNTPIGTFGGWVDQQYLPDELKGTEFYHPVIAGQEKRMAGIYDHLNRLKKNRKK from the coding sequence ATGCCAAACGAACCACTTGCATTTCGTATGCGACCACGTAACCTTGATGAAGTCGTTGGTCACCAAGAAATAATCGGCCAAAATACCACTTTATATAAAATGATCAAAAATGGTCATGTGCCATCCATTTTACTTTATGGGGAACCAGGTATCGGTAAAACATCTATTGCATTTGCGATTGCCGGTTCTTCTAAGTTACCTTTTTTCGCTTTGAACGCGACTCGAGCAGGTAAAAAGGACGTGGAGGATGTTGTGAATGAAGCAAAACTCTCTGGACAAGTCCTCTTATTTTTAGATGAAATCCACCGTTTCAACAAATTACAACAAGATACTTTACTGCCCCATGTTGAAAATGGTTCGATTGTGTTAATTGGTGCTACAACTGAAAATCCATTTCATGATGTAAACCCTGCGATTCGCTCACGATGTGGTGAGATTAAACAGCTTAAAAGATTGACAGATGAAGATATTAACACGCTCATCCTACGTGCTTTAGAAGACAAAGAACGTGGACTAGGTCGATATAAAATCCGTATGACAGATGATCAACGGGCATTAATTGTCCAAGTCGCACATGGGGATGCAAGAAAAGCATTAACTCTTTTAGAATCTGTCTACTATTCTTCTGATGAAGAGAATGATGAAACGATTGTACAAGATTCCATTGTCAAAAATCTAGCAGAACGTATCGGGGTCTATGGCGATAAAAAAGGAAGTCACTTTTATAATTTGCTATCAGCCTTACAAAAATCTGTTCGAGGTAGTGATGTCAATGCTGCTATTTACTATTTGGCAAACTGCTTAGAAAATGGGGATTTAGTCGCCGTTAGCCGTCGCTTATTGGTGATGAGCTTTGAAGATGTAGGATTAGCTGCACCAGAAGTTGGCTCACATGTACTTGCTGCTGTGCAATCGGCAGAGAGACTAGGAATGCCAGAAGCACGTATTCCTCTAGCTCATGCAGTAATTGAAATGTGCCTAGCTGAAAAGTCAAACTCAGCAATTACTGCAATCGATGCTGCAACCGCAGCTATTCATGCTGGTAAAACGGGAGAGATTCCTATGCATTTACGCGATGCACATTATGCAGGTGCTAAAACACTCGGTGTAGAGGGGTACAAATACCCACATAACACACCAATTGGAACATTTGGAGGCTGGGTAGATCAGCAATATTTACCAGACGAACTTAAAGGAACAGAATTCTATCATCCTGTGATTGCAGGACAAGAAAAACGAATGGCAGGAATATATGATCATTTGAATCGTTTAAAAAAGAATAGAAAAAAATAG
- the cymR gene encoding cysteine metabolism transcriptional regulator CymR, giving the protein MKISTKGRYGLTIMIELAKEYGQGPIPLRQIASENNLSEAYLEQLVSPLRNSGLVKSVRGAYGGYMLSKPPHLISSADVIKVLEGPIQPVEGIEEEAPPQRELWLRVRDAVKDVLETTTLDDLASYTEEQNDDGYMFYI; this is encoded by the coding sequence ATGAAAATTTCAACAAAAGGGCGTTATGGCCTAACTATAATGATTGAATTGGCCAAAGAATATGGACAAGGGCCAATTCCGCTTAGACAAATTGCATCAGAAAATAATTTATCAGAAGCATACCTAGAACAATTAGTATCACCACTTCGAAACTCAGGACTTGTCAAAAGCGTTAGAGGCGCTTATGGTGGCTATATGCTATCAAAACCACCACATTTAATCTCTTCAGCAGACGTTATTAAAGTATTGGAAGGACCAATCCAACCTGTAGAAGGTATCGAAGAAGAGGCTCCACCACAACGTGAACTTTGGCTTCGCGTACGTGATGCAGTAAAAGATGTCCTTGAAACTACAACGCTTGACGATTTAGCTAGTTATACTGAAGAACAAAATGATGATGGCTATATGTTTTACATTTAA
- a CDS encoding cysteine desulfurase family protein, translated as MKEIYLDHAATSPMHPAVIEKMTEVMGDVFGNPSSIHSIGRYARKYLDEARSVLAKAIGAKEHEIILTSGGSEADNLAITGTAYARRNEGRHIITTQIEHHAVLHTCQRLEKEGFEVTYLPVNDKGMISLEDLKNALRDDTILVTIMYGNNEVGTIQPIKEIGTLLKEHPASFHTDAVQAFGIQKINVDELQVDLLSVSSHKLNGPKGLGFLYQRDHTKILPIIHGGEQERKRRAGTENVPAVVGFAEATKIAQESFEEKQEQFILFRKTFLNALDQAEITYHINGDEVHYLPHVLNISFKGMEVESFLVNLDIAGIAASSGSACTAGSIDPSHVLVAMYGKDADELRNSIRFSFGYGLTLEDILTAADQTIEIVKRLVK; from the coding sequence ATGAAAGAAATATATCTGGACCATGCTGCAACTTCTCCCATGCATCCAGCTGTAATTGAGAAAATGACTGAAGTAATGGGGGATGTTTTTGGTAATCCATCAAGTATTCATAGCATCGGTCGCTATGCTCGAAAATATTTGGACGAAGCGAGATCTGTATTAGCAAAAGCTATTGGAGCAAAAGAGCACGAAATCATTCTAACAAGTGGTGGTAGTGAAGCTGATAACCTAGCAATTACAGGTACAGCCTATGCTCGACGCAATGAAGGTCGCCATATTATTACCACACAAATCGAGCACCATGCAGTACTTCATACTTGTCAACGATTAGAAAAAGAAGGCTTTGAAGTCACTTATCTACCTGTTAATGACAAAGGTATGATTTCACTGGAGGATTTAAAAAATGCACTTCGCGATGATACCATTCTAGTAACCATCATGTATGGTAACAATGAAGTTGGTACCATACAACCGATTAAAGAAATTGGTACTTTATTAAAAGAGCACCCAGCAAGTTTCCATACGGATGCTGTTCAAGCATTTGGAATTCAAAAGATCAATGTGGATGAGCTTCAAGTAGACTTACTTTCTGTGTCATCACATAAATTGAATGGACCAAAGGGTTTAGGTTTCCTTTACCAACGTGATCACACAAAAATCCTACCAATTATACATGGTGGGGAACAAGAACGTAAACGTCGCGCAGGTACTGAAAATGTACCAGCAGTTGTTGGTTTTGCTGAAGCAACGAAAATTGCACAAGAAAGCTTTGAAGAAAAACAAGAGCAATTCATTCTTTTCCGTAAAACATTCTTAAATGCGTTAGATCAAGCAGAAATTACTTATCATATAAATGGTGATGAAGTTCATTATTTGCCACATGTTTTAAATATTAGTTTTAAAGGAATGGAAGTTGAATCATTCTTAGTCAATTTAGATATAGCTGGAATCGCTGCTTCGAGTGGTTCTGCATGTACAGCTGGTTCGATTGATCCTTCCCATGTACTTGTTGCTATGTATGGAAAAGATGCAGATGAGCTACGCAACTCGATACGTTTTAGCTTTGGCTATGGCTTAACATTGGAGGATATCCTAACAGCTGCAGATCAAACAATTGAAATTGTAAAACGTTTAGTGAAATAA
- the mnmA gene encoding tRNA 2-thiouridine(34) synthase MnmA, whose product MNATKDPSQTRVVVGMSGGVDSSVTAYLLKKQGYDVIGIFMKNWDDTDENGVCTATEDYEDVIKVCNQIGIPYYAVNFEKQYWDKVFTYFLEEYKAGRTPNPDVMCNKEIKFKAFLEHALKLGADYVATGHYARVEVRDGETRMLRGVDQNKDQTYFLNQLSQEQLSKVMFPIGELEKPRVREIAEEAGLATAKKKDSTGICFIGERNFKQFLSQYLPAQPGNMETFDGKVMGKHDGLMYYTIGQRHGLGIGGDGDPWFVLGKDLERNVLLVGQNFYNDKLFSTSLTAVKTSFTTNREMPKKFNATAKFRYRQKDVPVEVEIVGEDKWHVTFSEPTRAITPGQSVVLYNGDECLGGATIDEVFKNGEKLTYVG is encoded by the coding sequence ATGAACGCAACAAAAGACCCCTCACAAACACGTGTTGTTGTCGGAATGTCTGGAGGAGTCGATTCTTCTGTAACGGCTTATTTACTAAAAAAACAAGGCTACGACGTAATTGGTATCTTCATGAAAAACTGGGATGATACAGATGAAAACGGTGTTTGTACGGCTACAGAAGACTATGAAGATGTTATTAAAGTTTGTAACCAAATTGGCATTCCTTACTATGCGGTAAACTTTGAAAAACAATATTGGGATAAAGTATTTACTTACTTTTTAGAAGAATATAAAGCAGGTCGTACACCAAACCCTGATGTTATGTGTAATAAGGAAATCAAATTCAAAGCATTTCTAGAACATGCATTGAAACTTGGTGCTGATTATGTTGCAACAGGTCACTATGCACGAGTAGAGGTGCGTGATGGTGAAACAAGAATGTTGCGTGGTGTCGATCAAAACAAAGACCAAACGTATTTCTTAAACCAATTATCTCAAGAACAACTATCGAAAGTAATGTTCCCAATTGGAGAACTAGAAAAACCACGAGTTCGTGAAATTGCAGAAGAAGCAGGTTTAGCAACTGCTAAGAAAAAGGACTCTACTGGTATTTGCTTTATCGGGGAACGTAATTTTAAACAATTCCTAAGTCAATACTTACCTGCACAACCAGGTAATATGGAAACTTTTGATGGTAAAGTAATGGGCAAACATGATGGATTAATGTATTACACAATTGGACAACGTCATGGTTTGGGTATTGGTGGAGATGGTGATCCTTGGTTTGTATTAGGGAAAGATTTAGAAAGAAATGTCTTATTAGTTGGGCAGAACTTCTATAATGATAAACTTTTCTCTACAAGTTTAACGGCAGTGAAAACAAGTTTTACAACAAATCGCGAAATGCCAAAGAAATTTAATGCAACTGCAAAATTCCGTTATCGACAAAAAGACGTTCCAGTAGAAGTTGAAATTGTCGGTGAAGATAAATGGCATGTAACCTTTAGTGAACCAACACGTGCGATTACACCAGGGCAATCTGTCGTTTTATATAATGGAGACGAATGTCTAGGTGGCGCAACCATTGATGAAGTATTTAAAAATGGCGAAAAACTAACATATGTTGGGTAA
- a CDS encoding tetratricopeptide repeat protein produces the protein MDFNEEGVKAIQEKRYEDAAKAFTQAIEENPNDPVGYINFGNLLASMDDIERAERFFQKALTLDENAATAYYGLANLYYNSERYMEAAKLYERSIRNGIEGADAYYMLGKSFEHENQPKLGLPYMQRAAELAPEDLQIRLAYGIMLCTLELFEPAEKEFQFVIDKDWNNADAHYNLGVLYAVSTERIDDAMYHLKQAFTLQPEFEQARYIYDMLAMKKN, from the coding sequence GTGGATTTTAATGAAGAAGGCGTAAAAGCCATTCAAGAAAAAAGATACGAGGATGCTGCAAAAGCATTTACACAAGCAATTGAAGAAAATCCTAATGATCCAGTAGGTTATATTAATTTTGGTAATTTACTTGCTTCAATGGATGATATCGAGCGAGCAGAACGTTTCTTTCAAAAGGCATTAACATTAGATGAAAATGCAGCGACTGCCTATTATGGTTTAGCAAATTTATATTATAATTCTGAGCGTTATATGGAAGCAGCAAAGCTTTACGAACGTTCAATTCGCAATGGAATTGAAGGAGCAGATGCCTACTATATGCTAGGCAAAAGTTTTGAACATGAAAATCAACCAAAACTAGGTTTGCCATATATGCAACGTGCAGCTGAGCTTGCTCCTGAAGATTTGCAAATTCGATTAGCTTATGGCATTATGCTTTGTACATTAGAATTATTTGAACCAGCTGAAAAAGAATTCCAATTTGTCATTGATAAAGATTGGAACAATGCGGATGCCCATTATAATCTAGGGGTGCTTTATGCAGTTTCAACTGAGCGAATTGATGATGCGATGTATCATTTAAAACAAGCATTTACATTACAACCTGAATTTGAACAAGCACGTTATATCTATGACATGCTTGCGATGAAAAAGAACTAA